In Paenibacillus algicola, a genomic segment contains:
- the tsf gene encoding translation elongation factor Ts, translating to MAVSASAVKELRERTGAGMLDCKKALDETNGDIDKAIALLREKGLSAAASKAGRVATEGVVESYIHGGGRIGVLVEINCETDFVGKTDQFKEFARDIAMHIAAASPKYVRREEVPTEELEQEKEILKAQALNEGKPEKIVEKMVEGRINKYYEEYCLMEQSFVKDPDKTISVLLNEKISTIGENISIRRFVRFELGEGLEKKQDNFVEEVMAQVNK from the coding sequence ATGGCAGTATCCGCTAGTGCTGTAAAAGAGCTTCGTGAAAGAACAGGAGCCGGTATGCTCGACTGCAAGAAAGCGCTCGACGAAACAAACGGTGATATCGACAAGGCCATCGCGCTGCTTCGCGAAAAAGGCCTGTCTGCTGCAGCCAGCAAAGCTGGCCGTGTGGCAACGGAGGGCGTTGTTGAATCTTACATTCACGGCGGCGGCCGTATCGGCGTCCTGGTTGAAATCAACTGCGAAACCGACTTTGTAGGCAAAACCGATCAGTTCAAGGAATTTGCGCGTGATATCGCAATGCATATCGCAGCAGCAAGCCCGAAATATGTTCGTCGTGAAGAGGTTCCTACAGAAGAGCTCGAGCAAGAGAAGGAAATTCTGAAGGCTCAGGCTCTGAACGAAGGCAAGCCAGAGAAGATCGTTGAGAAAATGGTTGAAGGCCGCATCAACAAGTACTATGAAGAGTATTGCCTGATGGAGCAATCCTTCGTGAAGGACCCGGACAAAACGATCAGCGTATTGCTGAATGAGAAAATCAGCACCATCGGTGAGAACATCTCTATCCGCCGCTTCGTACGTTTTGAGCTGGGTGAAGGCCTGGAGAAGAAGCAGGACAACTTCGTTGAAGAGGTAATGGCACAAGTTAACAAATAA
- a CDS encoding isoprenyl transferase: MIKRVRSWLNRGDSQPELQLAADNIPEHVAIIMDGNGRWAKKRGMPRIIGHQNGMKAVKRAAIAADDLGIKILTLYAFSTENWKRPKEEVEFLMKLPQEFLAIELEELIDKNVRVTMMGHPEDLPSHTLEAMKEAVARTADNDGMVLNFALNYGSRKELTRCIQEMGQDIHRGSLKPEDITEEMIGSRLLSGSLPDPDLLIRTSGELRLSNFMLWQLAYSELWFTDILWPEFTGAHLQEAVAEYQHRTRRYGGLT, from the coding sequence ATGATCAAACGGGTTCGTTCGTGGTTGAATCGTGGGGACAGTCAGCCGGAGCTGCAGCTTGCCGCTGACAATATTCCAGAGCATGTCGCCATTATTATGGATGGCAACGGCCGATGGGCCAAGAAACGCGGTATGCCGCGCATTATTGGTCATCAGAATGGAATGAAGGCCGTCAAAAGAGCAGCGATTGCAGCGGATGATTTGGGGATCAAGATATTGACACTGTATGCTTTTTCAACGGAAAACTGGAAGCGTCCTAAGGAAGAAGTCGAATTCTTAATGAAGCTTCCGCAAGAATTTCTGGCTATTGAGCTGGAAGAGCTGATTGACAAAAATGTTCGCGTAACGATGATGGGACATCCGGAGGATCTTCCATCGCATACGCTGGAGGCAATGAAGGAAGCTGTAGCAAGAACGGCAGATAATGACGGAATGGTCTTGAATTTTGCGCTGAATTACGGCAGCCGCAAAGAGCTCACCCGTTGTATTCAGGAGATGGGTCAGGATATACACCGGGGAAGCCTTAAGCCGGAGGACATCACAGAGGAGATGATCGGCTCACGTCTGCTGTCAGGCAGTCTGCCAGACCCGGACCTGCTCATTCGTACAAGCGGAGAACTGCGTCTGAGCAACTTTATGCTATGGCAGCTGGCCTATAGTGAGCTCTGGTTCACTGATATTTTGTGGCCGGAGTTTACGGGTGCTCATCTTCAGGAGGCCGTGGCAGAATATCAACACCGAACACGCCGTTACGGCGGGTTGACCTAG
- a CDS encoding DUF342 domain-containing protein, with translation MSVSFALEQFFQITISDDKATAYIELVNWEEDFHCDVESMEALLADHQVVHGIQREALEGIAAKPAGYQFQKIAVAYATQPIPGEHGKIVSMLQSKPADHRPLETDDGKVDFKEITRLNNVSKGQLIATRIPPSPGKPGMSVTGAEMPPKAGKEARFKIGKNVVVDAEQVHMYAAIDGLLTVTDNGKINVFPIYEIHGDVDYSVGNIDFVGTVVIRGNVLSGFRIKSAGDIRVTGFVEGADLEAGGSIVINGGVIGYHKGCIQAAQHVKCAFVQDGNIVAGGDITVSQSIMHSTLRAAQSIYCNGTKGLIVGGVIQAGEKVTARTIGNSMSTVTVLEVGVLPELRNELKELRARQRQQLDHVSKTEKALNLLNQLAAAGQLTPDKLGLRIKLNATQKSHMSELAETKERIFEIEQTLEDTTKARVEVLNSIYGGSKIVIGRYTRFIKDASQRVVYTYIDGDIAMLPIT, from the coding sequence ATGTCGGTCAGCTTTGCATTGGAGCAATTCTTTCAGATCACGATTTCAGACGACAAGGCAACGGCATATATCGAGCTGGTTAACTGGGAGGAGGACTTTCACTGTGACGTCGAAAGTATGGAAGCCCTCCTAGCTGACCACCAGGTTGTTCATGGCATTCAGCGTGAAGCGCTGGAAGGCATTGCTGCCAAGCCCGCGGGGTACCAGTTTCAAAAAATAGCTGTTGCATACGCTACCCAGCCGATTCCTGGAGAACACGGTAAAATTGTTAGCATGCTTCAGAGTAAGCCGGCCGATCATCGGCCGCTTGAAACCGATGACGGAAAAGTGGACTTTAAAGAAATTACACGGCTGAACAATGTCAGTAAGGGCCAGCTAATTGCGACCCGCATACCTCCTTCGCCGGGAAAGCCGGGGATGTCTGTCACTGGAGCAGAAATGCCTCCCAAGGCCGGCAAAGAAGCGCGCTTTAAAATTGGAAAAAATGTCGTTGTGGATGCAGAGCAGGTGCATATGTACGCCGCTATTGATGGTCTGTTAACCGTGACAGATAACGGAAAAATCAACGTGTTCCCGATCTACGAAATTCACGGCGATGTGGATTACAGCGTAGGCAATATTGATTTTGTGGGAACCGTCGTGATTCGCGGCAACGTGCTATCTGGCTTTCGCATCAAGTCTGCCGGCGATATTCGCGTCACAGGCTTTGTAGAAGGGGCGGATCTGGAGGCCGGCGGCTCGATCGTAATTAACGGCGGCGTGATTGGCTATCACAAAGGCTGCATTCAAGCGGCACAGCATGTGAAATGCGCTTTCGTGCAGGACGGGAACATCGTAGCAGGCGGAGACATTACAGTATCTCAGAGCATCATGCACTCTACCCTTCGGGCTGCACAGAGCATATATTGTAATGGCACAAAGGGATTGATTGTTGGGGGAGTTATTCAAGCTGGTGAGAAGGTCACTGCCAGAACCATCGGGAACAGCATGTCGACCGTTACAGTCCTTGAGGTCGGTGTACTGCCGGAGCTTCGTAATGAGCTGAAGGAGCTGAGAGCGCGTCAGCGGCAGCAGCTTGATCATGTCTCCAAAACAGAAAAAGCGCTGAATCTTTTGAATCAGCTTGCGGCTGCGGGCCAGCTGACGCCGGACAAGCTCGGGCTTCGGATCAAGCTGAATGCTACGCAAAAGTCTCATATGTCAGAGCTGGCGGAAACTAAGGAACGTATTTTTGAAATTGAACAGACTCTGGAGGATACCACCAAAGCTCGAGTCGAGGTTCTAAATTCGATTTATGGCGGCTCCAAAATCGTCATCGGCCGCTACACCCGATTTATCAAGGATGCGTCTCAAAGAGTAGTGTACACCTATATAGATGGTGATATTGCAATGCTTCCTATCACTTGA
- the rpsB gene encoding 30S ribosomal protein S2, producing the protein MAVISMKQLLEAGVHFGHQTRRWNPKMDKFIFTERNGIYIIDLQKTVKKVEEAYNFVKGLSADNGTILFVGTKKQAQDSVKEEAERCGMYYINQRWLGGTLTNFETIQKRINRLKELERWEEDGTFEVLPKKEVILLRKEKDRLEKFLGGIKNMKGLPSALFIIDPRKERIAVAEARKLGIPIVGIVDTNCDPDEIDYVIPGNDDAIRAVKLLTGKMADAVVEAHQGEETTA; encoded by the coding sequence ATGGCAGTTATCTCCATGAAACAGCTTTTGGAAGCTGGGGTACACTTCGGTCACCAGACTCGTCGTTGGAACCCGAAAATGGACAAATTTATCTTCACTGAAAGAAACGGTATTTACATTATTGACCTGCAAAAGACAGTTAAGAAAGTCGAAGAGGCATACAATTTCGTGAAAGGCCTGAGCGCTGACAACGGAACTATTCTTTTCGTAGGTACTAAGAAGCAGGCTCAAGATTCCGTGAAAGAAGAAGCTGAACGCTGCGGCATGTACTACATTAACCAGCGCTGGCTCGGCGGAACGCTGACTAACTTCGAAACCATCCAGAAGCGGATTAACCGTCTGAAGGAACTGGAAAGATGGGAAGAGGACGGCACGTTTGAAGTGCTGCCTAAGAAAGAAGTTATCCTTCTTCGCAAGGAGAAAGATCGTCTGGAGAAATTCCTCGGCGGTATCAAGAACATGAAGGGCCTTCCAAGCGCGCTGTTCATCATCGATCCTCGCAAAGAGCGTATCGCTGTTGCAGAAGCACGCAAGCTGGGCATCCCAATCGTAGGCATCGTGGACACGAACTGTGATCCGGACGAGATTGACTACGTGATTCCGGGTAACGACGATGCAATTCGCGCTGTCAAGCTGTTGACTGGTAAAATGGCTGACGCAGTTGTGGAAGCACATCAAGGCGAAGAGACTACTGCTTAA
- a CDS encoding chemotaxis protein CheD, with amino-acid sequence MIEEKSIIKVGMADLNVSTSGGILRTTGLGSCVGLTLYDPVQKVGGMAHVMLPSSAIAREGQLNLAKYADTALPILLNKLRELGASPLRLVAKMAGGAQMFTFAGSGDSMRIGPRNVESCKEGLQQMNIPLIGEDTGGNYGRTVELDCTTGKFTIRSVQKEIKEL; translated from the coding sequence ATGATTGAAGAAAAAAGCATTATTAAGGTTGGCATGGCAGATCTGAATGTGTCCACCTCTGGCGGAATATTAAGAACCACAGGTCTGGGATCCTGTGTGGGGCTGACATTATATGATCCGGTTCAAAAGGTTGGCGGGATGGCTCATGTCATGCTGCCCTCCTCCGCCATTGCAAGAGAAGGTCAACTTAATCTGGCGAAGTATGCGGATACGGCGCTTCCGATCCTGCTGAACAAGCTGAGGGAATTAGGCGCGTCCCCGCTGAGGCTTGTCGCTAAGATGGCCGGGGGGGCGCAGATGTTCACTTTTGCAGGCTCTGGCGACAGCATGCGCATTGGTCCCCGGAATGTCGAATCATGTAAAGAGGGACTGCAGCAAATGAATATTCCGCTGATCGGCGAGGATACTGGCGGAAATTACGGAAGAACTGTGGAATTGGACTGCACAACGGGTAAATTTACCATACGCAGTGTACAAAAGGAAATAAAGGAATTGTAG
- a CDS encoding endolytic transglycosylase MltG: protein MIKNKSFLNGLGLGLILGAVLLQLMFLGQAASSTDESKTEWTREELEQAADSINLRVLESQEELMTEEEWSELQKQDEQQQPTGSDNQQGGAAAPKASPADQGGSLEPAAPSQPESPEKTTAPEAKAPAPAAEPAPQKSAPPAAPEAPKAVYIKYSIPPGAHLSDVAAGLKQSGVIQDAAAFVTAATEKKINLSIQQGTFTFRKGESFGSIMEKITSKPQS from the coding sequence ATGATCAAGAACAAGAGCTTTCTAAACGGCTTGGGCCTGGGCCTTATTCTGGGTGCCGTGCTGCTGCAGCTCATGTTTCTGGGACAAGCGGCTTCAAGCACTGATGAAAGTAAAACGGAGTGGACCCGGGAGGAGCTGGAGCAGGCGGCAGACAGCATCAACCTGCGCGTCCTAGAGTCACAAGAAGAGCTGATGACGGAGGAAGAGTGGTCCGAGCTTCAGAAGCAGGATGAACAGCAGCAACCAACTGGTTCTGATAATCAGCAGGGCGGCGCTGCTGCACCAAAGGCATCTCCTGCTGATCAAGGCGGCAGCTTAGAGCCTGCTGCGCCTTCCCAGCCTGAGAGTCCTGAGAAGACCACAGCACCGGAGGCGAAAGCACCTGCCCCCGCCGCAGAGCCGGCGCCGCAGAAATCAGCCCCTCCGGCGGCGCCGGAAGCACCTAAAGCTGTCTATATTAAATATAGCATTCCTCCAGGAGCACATTTAAGTGATGTCGCTGCAGGACTGAAGCAGTCCGGGGTGATTCAGGATGCCGCAGCTTTTGTGACAGCCGCGACAGAGAAGAAGATTAACCTGTCAATTCAACAGGGCACCTTCACCTTCCGCAAAGGGGAAAGCTTCGGCTCAATTATGGAGAAGATTACAAGCAAGCCTCAATCCTGA
- a CDS encoding chemotaxis protein CheW encodes MGEEIKVIVFTLGSEEYGIEVDKVQTIERMMPITRVPKTYSFVKGVINLRGVVIPVIDLRGRFSLPEVEPTEQTRIIIVAVNDMQVGFIVDSASDVVDLNSDSIDSPPEVVGGIKAKYLRGVAKLSEERLLVMLNLSEVLNKSEIIQLEGLEE; translated from the coding sequence ATGGGAGAAGAAATAAAGGTTATTGTGTTTACGCTGGGCAGCGAGGAGTACGGAATTGAGGTAGACAAGGTTCAGACGATTGAGCGTATGATGCCGATTACCCGGGTTCCCAAAACCTATTCTTTTGTCAAAGGGGTTATTAACCTTCGCGGGGTTGTAATTCCTGTCATCGATCTTCGTGGCCGCTTCAGCCTGCCGGAAGTAGAGCCTACAGAGCAAACCCGTATTATTATTGTCGCCGTCAACGACATGCAGGTCGGCTTTATCGTTGACTCTGCCAGTGACGTGGTAGATCTGAACAGCGACAGTATTGATTCTCCACCAGAGGTTGTGGGTGGAATAAAGGCTAAATATCTCCGCGGTGTAGCGAAGCTCAGCGAAGAGCGCCTTCTGGTTATGCTGAACCTGTCCGAGGTGTTGAACAAGAGTGAAATTATTCAGCTAGAAGGGCTGGAGGAGTAG
- a CDS encoding FliA/WhiG family RNA polymerase sigma factor, with protein sequence MDSKKASALNHAELWTAWKEDGDLSAKKQLIEKYLHIVDYVSGRLAIGLPRNVSKGDLASNGVMGLIDAIDKFDYKRGLQFETYASWRVRGAILDSLRQGDWVPRSVREKAKKIETAYQQLEQKYLRTVSDTEMSEYLQVSEKEFRHMLQEVAVMTLNSLEDPIREEESETRMTLLVDEKAKNPDHKVHEFYLKEALIKGIGKLTEKEKTVVSLLYYEDLSLSEIAEVMSLSPSRISQLHSKAILRLRGALEKDKELLMHNE encoded by the coding sequence TTGGACTCAAAAAAAGCATCAGCCTTGAATCATGCAGAATTATGGACGGCATGGAAGGAAGATGGAGATCTTTCAGCGAAAAAACAGCTTATCGAGAAGTATTTGCATATCGTGGATTATGTTTCGGGGCGGTTGGCCATTGGCCTCCCCCGGAACGTGTCTAAGGGAGACTTGGCAAGCAATGGAGTTATGGGCCTGATTGACGCCATTGATAAATTTGATTATAAACGCGGCCTGCAATTCGAAACCTATGCATCCTGGAGGGTGCGGGGGGCGATTTTGGATTCTCTAAGGCAAGGTGACTGGGTGCCGCGCTCAGTCCGTGAAAAAGCGAAAAAAATTGAGACAGCATACCAGCAGCTGGAGCAGAAATATTTGCGTACCGTCAGCGATACCGAAATGAGTGAATATTTACAGGTATCTGAAAAGGAATTCCGCCACATGCTTCAAGAGGTTGCCGTGATGACGCTAAACTCTCTGGAGGATCCCATTCGGGAAGAAGAGTCGGAAACGAGAATGACGCTGCTTGTGGATGAGAAGGCCAAAAATCCAGACCATAAGGTACACGAGTTTTATCTAAAAGAGGCACTAATCAAGGGCATCGGTAAGCTTACAGAGAAGGAGAAAACCGTTGTTTCCTTGTTATATTATGAGGACCTGTCTTTAAGTGAAATTGCGGAGGTCATGTCTTTATCTCCATCGAGAATATCTCAGCTGCATTCGAAAGCCATTCTACGCTTAAGGGGGGCTCTTGAGAAAGACAAAGAGCTGTTAATGCACAATGAATAA
- a CDS encoding phosphatidate cytidylyltransferase, whose product MKERIVTGIVAGALFLGLCLAGGLWYHLLILAMSLVGYYEFARMAKLAPFGATAIVGYLGVLWFVFPWSLLEIQLQVSFIQIMWTLLLLFLLVTVFSKNKTGIQLVSVMFLGVVYIGTGFSYIAESRAAADGNGLFWTFLLFASIWASDAGAYFVGKKIGRTKLWPAISPNKTIEGALGGVFIAILTSLVFSVFSGGILPVGQALLIGLVSAVIGQLGDLIQSAYKRVYGIKDSGSILPGHGGILDRCDSWIIVFPFVHIWGLLPY is encoded by the coding sequence ATGAAAGAGCGGATCGTAACAGGTATTGTGGCCGGTGCCCTGTTTCTGGGGCTGTGCTTGGCTGGAGGGCTTTGGTATCATTTATTGATTTTGGCCATGTCACTGGTCGGTTATTATGAATTTGCCCGAATGGCAAAGCTTGCTCCTTTCGGTGCGACAGCCATCGTCGGTTATTTGGGAGTGCTATGGTTTGTGTTTCCTTGGTCTCTCCTTGAAATTCAGCTGCAGGTGTCATTCATCCAGATCATGTGGACATTGCTGCTTCTGTTCCTGCTGGTGACCGTATTTAGCAAGAACAAAACAGGGATCCAGCTGGTCTCAGTCATGTTTCTGGGGGTTGTCTATATTGGTACTGGCTTTTCCTACATTGCCGAATCGCGTGCTGCCGCTGACGGAAACGGGTTATTCTGGACCTTTCTCCTGTTTGCTTCAATCTGGGCCAGTGATGCCGGCGCCTATTTCGTAGGGAAAAAGATCGGCAGAACTAAGCTGTGGCCAGCGATCAGCCCGAACAAAACGATTGAAGGCGCGCTCGGGGGTGTGTTCATTGCGATCCTCACCTCACTTGTGTTCTCGGTATTCTCCGGCGGGATCCTGCCTGTAGGCCAGGCGCTGCTCATTGGTCTGGTTAGCGCTGTGATTGGACAACTGGGTGACCTGATTCAATCTGCTTATAAACGCGTGTACGGCATTAAGGATTCAGGCAGCATTCTGCCTGGACATGGCGGGATCCTGGATCGCTGTGACAGCTGGATCATTGTGTTTCCGTTTGTACATATTTGGGGGCTGCTGCCTTACTGA
- the pyrH gene encoding UMP kinase, whose product MEQPVFKRVILKVSGESLSGQNGYGIDAETISSIAEQVRDVVELGVEVAIVCGGGNIWRGIAGSANGIDRATADYMGMLATVMNSLALQDALEQIGVPTRVQTSISMQQIAEPYIRRRAIRHLEKGRVVIFAAGTGNPYFSTDTTAALRAAEIEAEVILMAKNKVDGVYSADPFKDATAEKYEQLTYLEVLNKNLGVMDSTASSLCMDNNLPLIVFNITEQGNIKRVVLGEKIGTIVKGSVD is encoded by the coding sequence TTGGAACAGCCTGTATTTAAACGTGTTATATTGAAGGTCAGTGGGGAGTCTCTGTCAGGTCAAAACGGTTACGGCATTGATGCTGAAACCATATCTTCCATTGCAGAGCAGGTTCGCGACGTCGTTGAGCTGGGTGTTGAAGTAGCCATCGTATGCGGCGGCGGAAACATCTGGAGAGGCATCGCCGGCAGTGCGAATGGCATTGACCGTGCAACGGCGGACTACATGGGAATGCTGGCCACCGTGATGAATTCACTCGCGCTTCAGGATGCTTTGGAGCAGATCGGCGTGCCGACCCGCGTACAAACCTCGATCTCCATGCAGCAGATTGCTGAGCCTTATATCCGCCGCAGAGCCATTCGCCATCTAGAAAAAGGACGTGTCGTTATCTTTGCAGCCGGTACGGGTAATCCGTACTTCTCAACGGACACTACCGCAGCACTCAGAGCGGCTGAGATTGAGGCAGAGGTCATCCTGATGGCGAAGAACAAGGTAGATGGTGTATACTCAGCGGATCCATTCAAGGATGCAACCGCAGAGAAATACGAGCAGCTGACTTACCTTGAGGTCTTGAATAAAAATCTAGGCGTCATGGATTCCACGGCATCGTCCCTGTGTATGGATAACAATCTTCCTCTGATCGTGTTCAATATTACGGAGCAGGGGAACATCAAGCGTGTGGTCCTGGGCGAGAAAATTGGAACCATCGTTAAAGGGAGTGTAGATTAA
- the frr gene encoding ribosome recycling factor has translation MPQTVKKNAEERMEKAILSLKRDLASLRAGRASTALLDRIQVEYYGAPTPVSQLANITTPDPRTLMIQPWDKTSLGDIERAIMKSDLGLTPANDGSQIRLSIPPLTEERRAELVKMTKKFGEEAKVAIRNIRRDANDDIKKMEKTDISEDESRRHQDDIQKTTDKFIAEVDKVLLAKEKEIMEV, from the coding sequence ATGCCGCAAACGGTCAAGAAAAATGCTGAAGAGCGCATGGAGAAAGCGATTCTGTCTTTGAAGCGCGACCTGGCCAGCCTGCGTGCCGGAAGAGCAAGCACCGCGCTTCTGGACCGGATTCAGGTGGAATACTACGGTGCTCCGACACCGGTAAGCCAGCTGGCGAACATTACGACACCGGATCCGCGTACATTAATGATTCAGCCCTGGGATAAAACCTCCCTGGGAGATATCGAAAGAGCGATCATGAAATCAGACCTGGGTCTCACACCGGCAAATGACGGCAGCCAGATTCGTCTGTCGATTCCGCCACTTACGGAAGAGCGGAGAGCGGAGCTCGTGAAAATGACCAAGAAATTTGGCGAAGAAGCCAAGGTTGCGATCCGTAACATTCGCCGTGATGCCAATGACGATATTAAAAAGATGGAAAAAACAGATATTTCTGAGGACGAGTCCCGGAGACATCAGGACGATATTCAGAAGACAACGGACAAGTTCATTGCCGAGGTTGACAAGGTGCTACTTGCCAAAGAAAAAGAGATTATGGAAGTATAG
- a CDS encoding chemotaxis protein CheC, with translation MDVLKEVGNIGAGNAATALSQLLNKPIDMAVPKVQLLPFEEIADCVGGPEAIVLAVFLRVEGEAPGNLFFIMTPEAGKKLLKRLAGIEVEEGDSFNEMEQSALSEIGNILAGSYLSSLADFTRLSMTPTVPGLAIDMAGAVLGYGLLQFGEMGDDALLINTTFLEGQYEVEGQFFLIPDPQTFAQIFEALGVPLEHD, from the coding sequence ATGGATGTGCTGAAGGAGGTCGGCAATATCGGAGCCGGCAATGCGGCGACCGCATTGTCACAGCTTCTGAATAAGCCGATTGATATGGCTGTGCCGAAGGTTCAGCTGCTTCCATTCGAAGAGATCGCTGACTGTGTCGGAGGACCAGAGGCTATCGTTCTTGCCGTGTTCCTTCGCGTAGAGGGTGAAGCTCCCGGCAACCTGTTTTTCATTATGACGCCGGAGGCCGGCAAGAAGCTGCTGAAGCGTCTCGCCGGCATTGAGGTGGAGGAGGGCGACAGCTTCAATGAAATGGAGCAGTCGGCACTTAGCGAAATTGGCAACATTTTGGCAGGCTCCTATCTCTCATCTCTAGCTGATTTTACGAGGCTGTCCATGACTCCGACGGTGCCGGGACTGGCCATTGATATGGCCGGTGCTGTTCTGGGCTATGGCTTGCTCCAATTCGGAGAAATGGGCGATGATGCCCTGCTGATCAACACGACATTTTTAGAAGGCCAGTACGAAGTGGAAGGCCAGTTTTTTTTAATCCCGGACCCGCAGACTTTTGCACAAATATTTGAAGCACTGGGAGTGCCTCTAGAGCATGATTGA